A region of the Nocardia nova SH22a genome:
GATGTGGTGCGCTACATGTGATTAGAATTCCGCACCGTGACACAATCTGGCACGGGCAGTGGCGAACGGATCGGCGAACTGGTGCGCCGGCTCCGTACCGAATCCGGTCTCACCCAGGCCGCGCTGGCGAAGCAGGCGGACTGTTCGCGCAGCCTCGTGCAGCAGATCGAGAACGGCACCCGGGTGCCGCCGTTGCCGCTGCGGGAGCGGCTGAGTTCGGCGCTGGGGCAGGAGCTCCCGATGGACGGCGCCGCCGGATCGGACGATCCGGGCGGTCACTACGACCTGCGCATGCGGTTCAATGTGCTCCTCGGCAAGGATTCCGAGGTGGTCGACCGGGTGCTGACGATCGCCCAGACCATTCTCGACGCGCGGGGCGCCCGCGAAGAGGTGGAACCGTTGCGCCTGATCGCCGCCCGCCAGCTCGAGCGCGCCGAAGAACTGCTGGCACAGATACCTTCCCGCAGTGCGACGGTGTGGGAGTGGAATACGGTCAACGACTGGCTGACCATCCTGGAGCAGGCGCAGGAATCGGTGCGCGCCATCCACACCGCCGATCTCGGCACCATCGGCGGCGATGTCGGCGACGACTATCACGCCGCGATCGTGCGCCTGGCCGATTCCGTCCATCAGCCGCGGATCACGGTGCGGCGCATGTATGTCCTCGACACCATCGAGGACGTCTGGCCCTACGACGAGAAACTGTGGTGGCAGGCGCGCTCGGGCGTGGAGAGTGTGCTGGTGAAGCGCGAGCACGCGCGCAATGCGCAGAGCATGCTGGTGGTCGACGACCGGTATGTGTGCATCGGTGAATACGACTACTCCCGCCAGACCCGGGTGGCCACACGGTTCTCGGTGCTCAAGCACGATGTGGCGTTCGCGGTGCGCCGGTTCGAGAAGCTCTACGATCTGCGGCGGACCGGTTCGGCGATCGTGATCAACGATCTGCTGACCGATCCGGAGCTGTCGCGCTTCGATCGCCTCGACGACGGTGCGGGACGAGACCTGTTCCGCGAGAAGCTTGTCCGGGCCTGGAGCGAGATTCCCGCACCCGGCCGCCCGCCGACCGGAACCGGGCGGCTGTGAGGACCGGCGCCGCGCCCGCCGAGTGGACCGCCGAGGCGACCCTGCGTTCCGAGCGGCGCAAGAAGGAACTGCGCCGGGACCTGTCGGCGGCGGCGTTCATCGGGCGGTCCGGCCGGTGCCGGCACGATGTGCTGGACGCCTATCACGGGGAAACCGGATTCGATATCGATCCGGCGGCTGCCCGGGCCCTGCGGCGGGCGTGGAACGATCTGTCTCCCCAGCGGATTCGGCATCAGGGGCTGCCGGACTACGACAAGCGGCAACCGCTCGAGTTGCGCGAACTGGCCGCGGCCACCCTGTTCGATCACTTGGCCGCCCCCGTGGAGGGAGTGCCCGGCGTCCGGGTCGGTCCCGAAGAGGTTGTCGTCTGCCCGTATTCGAGCATGTTGCTGCTCGAGGAGGTGATCGCCACCGTGGTGCGCCCCGGGGGAGTGATCGTCTGCCCCGAGGGGTTCTACAAGAATTTCGCGGTCCACATCGCGAAGTTCGATGTGCGCGTGGTGGTTCCGGCGGCCACGCCCGACGATGCGTTCCGGATCGACCCGCGAGCGCTGGCGCGGGAACTGGAGTATCACGGCGATGCGGTGTGTGCGGTGCTGCTCACCTTGCCGGGTAATCCGGTCGTCGCGCGATATTCACCGGCAGAACTGCTCGAGCTCGCGCACGTCCTGGTCGCCGCCGAGGTTCCGGTGGTGTGCGATATGGCGTTCGATCGGATCGCCGACCACATTCCACTCGCCGCCCTAGAGGTGCCGACCGCGGGTGGTCCGGTGCGACTCTACGACCGGATGGTGTCGGTCACCGGTAATTCCAAGGGATACAACGCATTCGGCCCATGTAAGCTCGGTGCGGCCTGTTCCGGTGATGCGGAGTGGCTGGCCCGGATCCGGGCGCGTCTGACCATCTCGTTCCAGCGGGAGAGCACACATCTGGTGCGCGCGGTGCTGGAGCACACGCCCGAGTCGTACTTCGAGCACAATCGCAAACTGGTGCGCGAGCAGTTCGACACCGCGCTCGACCGGATCGCTGCGATCAACGCCGAGTTCGGGCCGGATACCTTGCGGCCCTTGGGCTCCGGCGCCAGTATGTTCCTGTCCGTGGTCGCCGATCCGGCGTTACTGGCGGGGGCCGGTGTCCGGACCAGCGCCGAACTCGAGGACCTGCTGCTGGCCGGGGCGGGGATCGACAGTGTCGCGCTGGGGCGCACCGGATCGTCGCGAATCGGGGTGCGGCTCAACGTACTCGCCCCCAGGCACGGTCCGGGCACCGAGTCGCGGGAGCTGATCGACGAGCTGTTCGATCGGCTGGCCGGGCTCGTCGGCGTCCTGCGCGGCGGTGACACCTATTCCGGGATCCTGCGGCGGCGCGGCATTCCGGTCGCATCGTGATCGTCGGTGTCCTGCGTGAAACGGCCGCCCGGGAGCGGCGGGTCGCGCTGATCCCGGAAGATGTTCGGCGCCTGACCGATTCGGGTGTCCGGGTGGTCGTGGAGGCAGGCGCCGGGCGGGCCGCCGGATTCGCCGAGGCGGACTATCGGATCGCCGGGGCGACGATCGCGGCCGACCCCGCCGGTGTGGTGGCGGCCTGCGATGTGCTGGCCTGGGTGAAGCCGACGGCACACGATCTGCGGACGATGGCCCGGCGGCCGGGGCTGGTGCTGATCGGATTCCAGGATCCGCTGTATCGCGCGGCGCAGATCGACGAGCTGCGGGCGCTGG
Encoded here:
- a CDS encoding helix-turn-helix domain-containing protein codes for the protein MTQSGTGSGERIGELVRRLRTESGLTQAALAKQADCSRSLVQQIENGTRVPPLPLRERLSSALGQELPMDGAAGSDDPGGHYDLRMRFNVLLGKDSEVVDRVLTIAQTILDARGAREEVEPLRLIAARQLERAEELLAQIPSRSATVWEWNTVNDWLTILEQAQESVRAIHTADLGTIGGDVGDDYHAAIVRLADSVHQPRITVRRMYVLDTIEDVWPYDEKLWWQARSGVESVLVKREHARNAQSMLVVDDRYVCIGEYDYSRQTRVATRFSVLKHDVAFAVRRFEKLYDLRRTGSAIVINDLLTDPELSRFDRLDDGAGRDLFREKLVRAWSEIPAPGRPPTGTGRL
- a CDS encoding pyridoxal phosphate-dependent aminotransferase; this translates as MRTGAAPAEWTAEATLRSERRKKELRRDLSAAAFIGRSGRCRHDVLDAYHGETGFDIDPAAARALRRAWNDLSPQRIRHQGLPDYDKRQPLELRELAAATLFDHLAAPVEGVPGVRVGPEEVVVCPYSSMLLLEEVIATVVRPGGVIVCPEGFYKNFAVHIAKFDVRVVVPAATPDDAFRIDPRALARELEYHGDAVCAVLLTLPGNPVVARYSPAELLELAHVLVAAEVPVVCDMAFDRIADHIPLAALEVPTAGGPVRLYDRMVSVTGNSKGYNAFGPCKLGAACSGDAEWLARIRARLTISFQRESTHLVRAVLEHTPESYFEHNRKLVREQFDTALDRIAAINAEFGPDTLRPLGSGASMFLSVVADPALLAGAGVRTSAELEDLLLAGAGIDSVALGRTGSSRIGVRLNVLAPRHGPGTESRELIDELFDRLAGLVGVLRGGDTYSGILRRRGIPVAS